One genomic window of Psychrobacillus sp. INOP01 includes the following:
- a CDS encoding substrate-binding domain-containing protein produces the protein MKKFLIICLSLVTVFSLAACSDNTNSANGKEDDTLKIGISLPSATHGWMGALIDSAEKQAKALKESDGIEYVMTNAADPNKQANDVDDLIAQGVDVIVMLPIESAALSPVGQKIKDAGIPLVIVDRELENDAATVVVKGDNEGIGVNAGKYFVEKLNGKGKVVEISGPPSSVTEQRGSGFKEAMESAEGMEIIASQSGDFSTEKSLEVMENILQAHPQIDAVFTQDDGMALGVIQAIKEAKRTDIQFVTGAGGGKAVFEDIKADGFMSATFLYSPTMVEDAVKIAADIAKGNEPKESMVVKEATQVTKENVDEFYDPESKF, from the coding sequence TTGAAGAAGTTTCTAATCATATGTTTATCTTTAGTAACAGTTTTCAGTTTGGCGGCATGTAGTGATAATACGAATTCTGCAAATGGAAAAGAAGACGATACTCTTAAAATCGGTATTTCTTTACCTTCAGCAACACATGGATGGATGGGAGCACTAATTGATAGTGCTGAAAAGCAAGCGAAAGCACTTAAAGAAAGTGATGGCATTGAATATGTGATGACAAATGCTGCTGACCCAAATAAACAAGCAAACGATGTAGATGATTTAATCGCACAGGGTGTGGATGTTATTGTCATGCTTCCAATTGAGTCTGCAGCACTTTCACCTGTAGGACAAAAGATTAAAGATGCAGGAATTCCTTTAGTAATAGTGGATCGTGAGCTTGAAAATGATGCCGCTACTGTTGTTGTCAAAGGGGATAATGAAGGTATTGGAGTAAATGCTGGTAAATATTTTGTGGAAAAGTTAAATGGAAAAGGAAAAGTTGTGGAAATCTCTGGACCACCGAGTTCAGTTACAGAGCAACGCGGGTCAGGATTTAAAGAAGCGATGGAAAGTGCAGAAGGAATGGAAATAATTGCTTCACAGAGTGGTGATTTTTCTACTGAAAAATCGCTAGAAGTGATGGAAAACATTTTACAAGCACATCCGCAAATAGATGCGGTATTTACACAGGATGATGGAATGGCACTTGGTGTCATACAAGCTATTAAAGAAGCTAAACGTACAGACATTCAATTTGTAACAGGTGCTGGTGGCGGTAAAGCGGTATTTGAAGATATTAAAGCAGACGGTTTTATGTCAGCTACATTCCTTTACTCACCAACGATGGTAGAGGATGCAGTGAAAATTGCGGCGGATATTGCAAAAGGAAATGAACCAAAAGAATCTATGGTTGTAAAAGAAGCTACTCAAGTAACAAAAGAAAACGTGGATGAGTTCTATGATCCGGAATCTAAATTCTAA
- a CDS encoding sugar phosphate isomerase/epimerase: protein MKLGVFTVLFSDKSFEDMLRYVSSKGIEAIELGTGGYPGDSHCKVDELLNDATKLQSFKQKISEYGLTISALSCHANPLHPQKKIAEPADELFIKTMHLASKLGVPVVNTFSGCPGDHENALYPNWPVAPWPNDFQEVLKWQWEEKLIPYWKEKNDLAQSLNVKIGLELHGGFSVHTPATLLRLREACGPMIGANLDPSHMWWQGIDPIEAIKILGRENAIHHFHAKDTIIDQQNMNRNGLTDMTDYTNMRDRAWYFRSVGFGHDQKTWADIISTLRLYGYDYVVSIEHEDGLMSIEEGFTKAVENLKPIIVKDSISQMWWT from the coding sequence TTGAAATTAGGTGTTTTTACGGTACTCTTCTCCGATAAAAGTTTTGAAGATATGTTAAGATATGTTTCTTCTAAAGGTATAGAAGCAATTGAACTAGGTACTGGTGGTTATCCTGGCGATTCTCACTGTAAAGTGGATGAATTGTTAAATGACGCTACGAAATTGCAAAGCTTTAAGCAAAAGATCAGTGAATATGGATTAACCATCAGCGCACTAAGCTGCCATGCAAATCCACTGCATCCACAGAAAAAAATTGCAGAGCCTGCTGATGAATTATTTATAAAAACAATGCACCTTGCATCAAAACTGGGTGTGCCCGTAGTAAATACATTTTCGGGATGCCCAGGAGATCATGAAAATGCCCTTTATCCTAACTGGCCAGTAGCTCCTTGGCCAAATGATTTCCAAGAAGTATTAAAATGGCAATGGGAAGAAAAACTGATACCATACTGGAAAGAAAAAAATGATTTAGCACAATCCCTTAACGTTAAGATCGGATTGGAACTACACGGAGGATTCTCCGTACATACACCTGCTACACTATTGCGATTAAGAGAAGCCTGTGGTCCGATGATTGGCGCTAACCTTGACCCTAGCCATATGTGGTGGCAAGGTATTGACCCAATTGAAGCCATTAAAATACTTGGACGGGAGAATGCCATCCATCATTTTCATGCAAAGGATACAATTATCGATCAGCAAAATATGAACCGAAACGGACTTACGGATATGACCGACTACACCAATATGCGTGACCGCGCATGGTATTTTAGATCCGTTGGTTTTGGACACGATCAAAAAACATGGGCAGACATCATTAGTACTCTACGATTATATGGGTATGATTATGTAGTAAGTATCGAACATGAGGATGGATTAATGTCGATCGAAGAGGGATTCACAAAAGCAGTCGAAAACTTAAAACCCATTATTGTGAAAGATTCTATCAGTCAGATGTGGTGGACGTAA
- a CDS encoding LacI family DNA-binding transcriptional regulator, translating to MTNIQQVAKQAGVSVATVSRVLNGQNTVSSKTRIKVEEAIKNLNYEPSMLGRNLRNSESRIFLILIPSISNPFYLEIIKGIEHVALSQNYNILLCETDSNPEKENIYFDLVRKKMADGIISMDPAVNIETLKELAEKYSIIQCSEYNLDSGIPYVSIDNEEASYRAVKHLIQIGHKKIALMNSDEKFLYARQREMGYQRALEEHGIPFNSEYTIYTKQLGFEHGQQAMKKILAIQDRPTAIFAVSDLLAIGALKEINASGLHVPNDVAVVGFDKIDFSNMTNPTLTTIAQPMYKMGTVAGEMLIDKIRGNDVDSVILNHELVLREST from the coding sequence ATGACAAACATACAGCAAGTGGCTAAACAAGCAGGGGTATCTGTAGCCACAGTATCAAGGGTACTTAATGGACAAAATACAGTATCGTCGAAAACCCGAATTAAGGTTGAAGAGGCTATAAAAAATTTAAATTATGAGCCTAGTATGTTAGGACGGAATTTAAGAAATTCAGAAAGTAGAATTTTTTTAATATTAATTCCGAGCATTTCCAACCCTTTCTATTTAGAAATTATTAAAGGAATTGAACACGTTGCACTTAGTCAGAATTACAATATCCTGTTATGTGAAACTGATTCGAATCCAGAAAAAGAAAATATTTACTTTGACCTTGTTAGGAAAAAGATGGCCGATGGAATTATTTCAATGGATCCAGCAGTTAATATTGAAACATTAAAAGAGCTAGCAGAAAAGTATTCCATCATTCAATGTAGTGAGTATAACCTCGATAGTGGGATTCCTTACGTGTCGATAGATAATGAAGAAGCTTCGTATAGGGCAGTCAAGCATTTGATACAAATTGGTCATAAAAAAATTGCTCTTATGAATTCGGATGAAAAGTTTTTATATGCAAGACAGAGGGAGATGGGGTATCAACGAGCATTAGAAGAGCATGGTATACCTTTCAACAGCGAATATACTATTTATACAAAACAACTAGGATTTGAACATGGACAACAAGCTATGAAAAAGATATTAGCGATACAGGATCGCCCGACAGCAATATTTGCAGTATCTGACCTTTTGGCAATCGGAGCACTCAAAGAAATAAATGCATCTGGATTGCATGTACCAAATGATGTAGCAGTAGTTGGTTTTGACAAAATAGATTTTTCTAATATGACAAATCCAACGCTCACGACGATTGCTCAGCCTATGTATAAGATGGGTACTGTGGCAGGGGAAATGTTAATCGATAAGATCAGAGGAAATGATGTGGATAGTGTCATATTGAACCATGAACTAGTTCTTCGAGAGTCTACGTGA
- a CDS encoding sugar ABC transporter ATP-binding protein, whose protein sequence is MTNNPYITMRNMKKSFNGVPVLKNVTLQIEKGEIHALLGENGAGKSTLMNILGGVHQPDNGSIYINDKEVKMTNPRVSQEQGISFIHQELNMVTDLKVYENMFLGSELRNKVGFLKVEEMCKQTHEILAKLGVDIDPKEYVRNLATSYKQLIEISKALLHKSTVIIMDEPTTSLAEHEVNRLFELMKNLKKSGISIIYISHKLKEIKEVCDRYTVLRDGEMIKSGDVEQEDLEAITKLMVGKSISQNRFVHEHSFGPVLLEVNNLTSLGLFKNIHFKVKKGEIVGFTGLAGDGRTELFESLFGYRKKYTGEIKINDQLIKIDHPRKAVEAGIGLVPKDRKENAIIKDLSVIHNMSLSSLGNFEKTGFIQDNAEREKFQYYKELLNIKVHNPRITIDKLSGGNQQKVIIAKWLEVGADILIFDNPTQGIDVGAKQEIYQQIVALAEQGKSVIILSSEAPEVMRICHTINVMYQGEITARFNGEEVTEEEIMHYATGSKREAANIG, encoded by the coding sequence ATGACTAATAATCCTTATATAACAATGAGGAACATGAAGAAATCATTTAATGGTGTACCTGTTTTAAAAAACGTGACTCTTCAGATTGAAAAAGGGGAGATTCATGCATTGTTAGGGGAAAATGGTGCCGGAAAATCCACTTTGATGAATATTCTAGGGGGAGTTCATCAGCCTGATAATGGCTCGATTTACATAAACGATAAAGAGGTTAAGATGACCAATCCTAGAGTATCGCAGGAGCAAGGGATTAGCTTTATCCATCAGGAACTTAATATGGTCACTGATCTCAAAGTCTATGAAAATATGTTTTTAGGTTCCGAACTTCGAAACAAGGTGGGGTTTTTAAAGGTAGAGGAGATGTGCAAGCAAACACATGAAATCTTAGCTAAGCTCGGAGTGGACATAGACCCGAAGGAATACGTAAGAAATTTAGCAACCTCCTACAAACAGCTGATAGAAATATCTAAGGCACTGCTTCATAAATCCACCGTAATTATTATGGATGAACCAACAACCTCATTAGCAGAACATGAAGTGAACCGATTATTTGAATTGATGAAGAACTTAAAGAAATCAGGCATCTCAATTATTTATATTTCCCACAAACTAAAGGAAATCAAGGAAGTATGTGACCGTTATACCGTATTACGTGACGGAGAAATGATTAAAAGTGGAGATGTCGAACAAGAAGACTTAGAAGCAATAACTAAGCTTATGGTTGGCAAATCGATTTCTCAAAATCGATTTGTACATGAACATTCATTTGGTCCAGTATTGTTAGAGGTGAACAATTTAACAAGCTTAGGATTGTTTAAGAACATTCATTTTAAAGTGAAAAAAGGCGAAATAGTAGGCTTTACAGGCCTAGCAGGAGACGGTAGGACAGAGCTTTTTGAAAGCTTATTTGGATATCGAAAAAAATACACTGGTGAAATAAAAATCAATGACCAGCTGATAAAAATAGATCACCCTCGAAAAGCGGTTGAAGCGGGAATAGGTCTTGTTCCAAAGGATCGTAAAGAAAATGCGATCATAAAAGATTTAAGTGTGATCCATAATATGAGTCTGTCATCTCTAGGGAATTTTGAGAAAACCGGATTTATTCAAGATAATGCCGAGAGAGAAAAGTTTCAGTATTATAAAGAACTGTTGAACATCAAAGTACACAACCCACGAATTACAATCGATAAGCTCAGTGGTGGAAATCAGCAAAAGGTCATCATCGCCAAATGGCTTGAAGTCGGGGCAGATATACTAATCTTTGATAACCCGACACAGGGAATCGATGTTGGAGCGAAGCAAGAGATTTATCAGCAAATTGTGGCACTAGCCGAACAAGGGAAATCGGTGATTATTTTGTCATCAGAGGCACCAGAGGTAATGAGAATTTGTCACACGATTAATGTGATGTACCAAGGGGAAATTACAGCAAGATTTAACGGAGAAGAAGTAACGGAAGAAGAAATTATGCATTATGCAACCGGCTCGAAAAGGGAGGCCGCTAATATTGGCTAA
- a CDS encoding CoA pyrophosphatase, with the protein MFLDKLKKELHDKQPLFIGEDTALRFAVLIPLVQVDDEWHVLFEVRSLTMRKQPGDISFPGGRIDPTDASPMEAAIRETHEELGVDPACIQVLGQMSAYIASPSFVVYPFVATINHHQIESFNKEEVEAVFTIPLSWLLNHEPYMHTVSVQPMPPMDFPYDKIFNGDKYQWRPRTIEEWFYDYGKFTIWGLTARMLKHFVETIK; encoded by the coding sequence GTGTTTTTGGATAAGCTGAAGAAGGAGCTACATGATAAGCAACCGCTTTTTATAGGAGAGGACACAGCGCTACGTTTTGCTGTTTTAATACCACTTGTGCAAGTGGATGACGAATGGCATGTCCTATTCGAGGTACGATCATTAACGATGAGAAAGCAACCAGGAGACATCAGCTTTCCAGGTGGTCGGATCGATCCTACAGATGCATCTCCAATGGAAGCGGCAATACGAGAAACACATGAAGAGCTAGGTGTCGATCCAGCATGCATCCAAGTCCTAGGACAGATGAGTGCATATATTGCTTCTCCTTCATTTGTTGTCTATCCATTTGTTGCTACTATCAACCATCACCAAATCGAATCCTTTAACAAAGAAGAGGTCGAAGCGGTATTCACTATCCCGCTGAGCTGGCTTTTGAACCATGAGCCCTATATGCACACAGTCTCTGTCCAACCGATGCCACCTATGGACTTTCCGTATGATAAAATTTTCAATGGTGACAAATACCAATGGAGACCTCGAACGATTGAAGAATGGTTTTATGACTACGGGAAATTTACGATTTGGGGATTAACGGCTAGGATGTTAAAGCATTTTGTGGAGACTATTAAATAG